A region of Mesorhizobium sp. AR02 DNA encodes the following proteins:
- a CDS encoding tyrosine-type recombinase/integrase gives MATLSTDAPISPLRQRMQHDMLMRGLGSHTQQDYVRHVRRFAVFLGRSPDTATAEDIRRFQLHQHESGVGPATINGAVSALRFLFLVTLKRRDLARALVIMRYQRKLPDVLSVEEAARLLEAAPGIKYKAALGVAYGAGLRVSEVAHLKVDDIDSTRMLIRVEQGKGRRDRNAMLSPQLLELLRLWWREGRRRGVMLPHGWLFPGRSCTAPISSRQLHRAVQEAAEVAGIRKRVSPHTLRHSFATHLLEQDVDIRVIQVLLGHSKLDTTALYTKVSTRTIHAVAGPLDRLMALMEHKTPPG, from the coding sequence ATGGCTACCCTGTCGACCGATGCACCAATCTCTCCGCTTCGCCAGCGCATGCAGCACGACATGCTCATGCGTGGCCTGGGCTCCCATACCCAGCAGGACTACGTTCGTCACGTCCGGCGCTTCGCTGTGTTCCTTGGCCGCTCGCCGGACACTGCGACGGCTGAGGACATCCGCCGATTCCAGCTGCATCAGCATGAGAGCGGCGTCGGCCCTGCGACGATCAATGGCGCGGTCTCGGCATTGCGGTTCCTGTTCCTCGTGACGCTGAAGCGGCGGGATCTGGCGCGCGCGCTGGTGATTATGAGGTATCAGCGCAAGCTGCCCGACGTGCTGAGCGTGGAGGAAGCGGCGCGGCTGCTCGAAGCGGCGCCAGGCATCAAGTACAAGGCCGCGCTCGGTGTCGCCTATGGCGCTGGTCTGCGCGTGTCCGAGGTCGCGCACCTCAAGGTCGACGACATCGATAGCACACGCATGCTGATCCGCGTTGAACAGGGCAAGGGACGCAGGGACCGCAACGCCATGCTCTCGCCGCAACTTCTGGAACTGCTGCGGCTGTGGTGGCGCGAAGGCAGGCGGCGCGGGGTGATGCTCCCGCATGGCTGGCTGTTCCCAGGGCGCAGCTGCACGGCGCCGATCTCGTCGCGGCAACTGCATCGCGCGGTCCAGGAAGCAGCCGAAGTCGCCGGCATCCGCAAGCGCGTCAGCCCGCACACGCTGCGCCACAGCTTCGCCACTCATCTGCTCGAACAGGATGTCGACATCCGCGTCATCCAGGTGCTGCTTGGCCACAGCAAGCTCGATACCACCGCGCTCTACACCAAGGTCTCGACGCGGACGATCCATGCGGTCGCAGGGCCGCTCGACCGGCTGATGGCGCTGATGGAACACAAGACGCCGCCCGGCTGA
- a CDS encoding IS91 family transposase: protein MRTSVEVADIFRAAGPAYRAAHAGHLSLIQLKVMSAIEHCRTAALGGHVEACEDCGQWRIAYNSCRNRHCPRCQGAAARTWLAEREADLLPVGYFHVVFTLPAEVAVIAFHNKALVYDLLFKAASETMLAIAADPKHLGARIGITAVLHTWGSAMTHHPHVHMIVPGGGITPDASRWISSRPAFLLPVRVLGKLFRRLFLTRLVALHDAGRLAFFGSAAHLADRRAFLRHLAPVKKKRWVVYAKPPFAGPGAVLAYLSRYTHRVAISNRRLIAFEEAGVTFRYKDYRRDGTDRQQVMTLATDEFIRRFLLHVLPRGFHRIRHYGLLAGSAHKASLARARELLGVAAPSDDHTPEPEDFRPPCSCCGGRMIVIEVFERWRRQPRGPPNASAPIRETAP from the coding sequence GTGCGCACCTCTGTCGAGGTCGCCGACATCTTCCGTGCTGCCGGCCCCGCCTATCGGGCCGCCCATGCAGGTCACCTGAGCCTCATCCAGCTCAAGGTGATGTCGGCGATCGAGCATTGCCGCACCGCGGCGCTCGGCGGTCACGTCGAGGCCTGCGAGGACTGCGGCCAATGGCGGATCGCCTATAACAGCTGCCGCAACCGGCACTGTCCCAGGTGCCAGGGCGCGGCCGCGCGTACATGGCTCGCCGAGCGCGAAGCCGACCTGCTGCCAGTCGGCTACTTCCACGTCGTGTTCACGCTGCCCGCCGAGGTCGCCGTCATCGCGTTCCACAACAAGGCGCTGGTCTATGACCTGCTGTTCAAGGCGGCATCGGAGACGATGCTGGCGATCGCGGCGGATCCCAAGCACCTCGGCGCGCGCATCGGCATCACCGCCGTGCTCCACACATGGGGCTCGGCAATGACGCACCATCCTCATGTCCACATGATCGTGCCGGGCGGCGGCATCACGCCGGACGCGTCACGCTGGATATCGTCGCGGCCGGCCTTCCTTCTCCCAGTCAGAGTGCTGGGCAAGCTGTTCCGCCGTCTGTTCCTGACCCGACTGGTCGCGCTGCACGACGCCGGTCGGCTCGCCTTCTTCGGATCGGCGGCGCACCTCGCCGATCGTCGGGCCTTCCTACGCCACCTGGCTCCCGTCAAGAAGAAGCGCTGGGTGGTCTACGCCAAGCCGCCCTTCGCCGGTCCCGGGGCGGTGCTCGCCTATCTGTCGCGCTATACCCACCGGGTTGCGATCTCGAACCGCCGCCTGATCGCCTTCGAAGAGGCTGGGGTCACCTTCCGCTACAAGGATTATCGCCGCGACGGCACCGACCGGCAGCAGGTCATGACGCTCGCCACAGATGAGTTCATCCGCCGCTTCCTGCTCCACGTCCTGCCGCGCGGCTTCCATCGCATCCGACATTATGGCCTGCTCGCCGGCTCCGCCCACAAGGCCAGCCTCGCACGCGCCCGCGAACTGCTGGGCGTCGCTGCCCCGTCCGATGACCACACACCCGAACCAGAGGACTTCCGGCCGCCATGCTCCTGCTGTGGCGGACGCATGATCGTCATCGAGGTGTTCGAACGGTGGAGGAGGCAGCCGCGCGGACCTCCGAACGCATCGGCACCGATCCGGGAGACCGCTCCATGA
- a CDS encoding IS91 family transposase yields the protein MRTSVEVADIFRAAGPAYRAAHAGHLSLIQLKVMSAIEHCRTAALGGHVEACEDCGQWRIAYNSCRNRHCPKCQGAAARTWLAEREADLLPVGYFHVVFTLPAEVAVIAFHNKALVYDLLFKAASETMLAIAADPKHLGARIGITAVLHTWGSAMTHHPHVHMIVPGGGITPDASRWISSRPAFLLPVRVLGKLFRRLFLTRLVALHDAGRLAFFGSAAHLADRRAFLRHLAPVKKKRWVVYAKPPFAGPGAVLAYLSRYTHRVAISNRRLIAFEEAGVTFRYKDYRRDGTDRQQVMTLATDEFIRRFLLHVLPRGFHRIRHYGLLAGSAHKASLARARELLGVAAPSDDHTPEPEDFRPPCSCCGGRMIVIEVFERWRRQPRGPPNASAPIRETAP from the coding sequence GTGCGCACCTCTGTCGAGGTCGCCGACATCTTCCGTGCTGCCGGCCCCGCCTATCGGGCCGCCCATGCAGGTCACCTGAGCCTCATCCAGCTCAAGGTGATGTCGGCGATCGAGCATTGCCGAACCGCGGCGCTCGGCGGTCACGTCGAGGCCTGCGAGGACTGCGGCCAATGGCGGATCGCCTATAACTCCTGCCGCAACCGGCACTGCCCGAAGTGCCAGGGCGCGGCCGCGCGGACATGGCTCGCCGAGCGTGAAGCCGACCTGCTGCCAGTCGGCTACTTCCACGTCGTGTTCACGCTGCCCGCCGAGGTCGCCGTCATCGCGTTCCACAACAAGGCGCTGGTCTATGACCTGCTGTTCAAGGCGGCATCGGAGACGATGCTGGCGATCGCGGCGGATCCCAAGCACCTCGGCGCGCGCATCGGCATCACCGCCGTGCTCCACACATGGGGCTCGGCAATGACGCACCATCCTCATGTCCACATGATCGTGCCGGGCGGCGGCATCACGCCGGACGCGTCACGCTGGATATCGTCGCGGCCGGCCTTCCTTCTCCCAGTCAGAGTGCTGGGCAAGCTGTTCCGCCGTCTGTTCCTGACCCGACTGGTCGCGCTGCACGACGCCGGTCGGCTCGCCTTCTTCGGATCGGCGGCGCACCTCGCCGATCGTCGGGCCTTCCTACGCCACCTGGCTCCCGTCAAGAAGAAGCGCTGGGTGGTCTACGCCAAGCCGCCCTTCGCCGGTCCCGGGGCGGTGCTCGCCTATCTGTCGCGCTATACCCACCGGGTTGCGATCTCGAACCGCCGCCTGATCGCCTTCGAAGAGGCTGGGGTCACCTTCCGCTACAAGGATTATCGCCGCGACGGCACCGACCGGCAGCAGGTCATGACGCTCGCCACAGATGAGTTCATCCGCCGCTTCCTGCTCCACGTCCTGCCGCGCGGCTTCCATCGCATCCGACATTATGGCCTGCTCGCCGGCTCCGCCCACAAGGCCAGCCTCGCACGCGCCCGCGAACTGCTGGGCGTCGCTGCCCCGTCCGATGACCACACACCCGAACCAGAGGACTTCCGGCCGCCATGCTCCTGCTGTGGCGGACGCATGATCGTCATCGAGGTGTTCGAACGGTGGAGGAGGCAGCCGCGCGGACCTCCGAACGCATCGGCACCGATCCGGGAGACCGCTCCATGA
- a CDS encoding adenylate/guanylate cyclase domain-containing protein, with protein sequence MTVVDDRLLESKMTKVEQARAWSPRVISKFETLIRSADDHSLYRVNPLSFARDRAIAEPEAIDLFLHAARCGLFDMSWDVLCPQSGMVLDSFGALRTLKTHYVCGLCDVSGDTDLDDFIEVTFSVSPKLRRLPYHDPETLPVEDFHWKLHFGHDGRLPGQDVRFLDVLRGFVRGMTFLPPGTTTVLRADLGPGALSGVNVQTQAAFAVPISGDPMLAPTLLKIDYDGKRFLPALSAVPPGPIVIEVANRGPVRGSLLVINWPPELVALTTKPALDFDPYVSGGALLARQTFRQLFRSERVDEKEGLGIRQITFLFTDLKGSTAMYERLGDLNAYALVREHFALVNAAVQQHSGAVVKTIGDAVMAVFSQPSDAISAALHIFEEIDRFNGDHDGPGIILKIGAHCGPSIAVTLNDNLDYFGQTVNVAARVQSLAEAGQVCISEALYSAPGIRDMLAGHRVVAFDAPLRGVEGNATVYRIMRG encoded by the coding sequence GTGACGGTAGTCGACGATCGTCTTCTCGAAAGCAAGATGACCAAGGTGGAGCAGGCGCGAGCCTGGAGCCCACGCGTCATCTCGAAATTCGAGACGCTGATCAGGAGCGCCGACGACCACTCACTCTATCGCGTCAATCCGCTGAGCTTTGCTCGCGACCGCGCAATCGCCGAGCCTGAAGCAATCGACCTCTTCCTTCATGCCGCCCGCTGTGGCTTATTCGACATGAGCTGGGATGTGCTCTGTCCCCAGTCCGGGATGGTGCTCGATAGTTTCGGCGCCCTGCGCACGCTGAAGACCCACTACGTCTGTGGCCTGTGCGACGTATCGGGCGACACCGACCTCGACGACTTCATCGAGGTCACCTTCTCGGTATCGCCGAAGTTACGGCGCCTGCCGTACCACGATCCAGAGACGCTCCCCGTCGAGGATTTTCACTGGAAGCTCCACTTCGGACATGATGGGCGGCTACCGGGGCAAGACGTTCGCTTTCTTGACGTTCTGCGCGGCTTCGTTCGGGGCATGACGTTTCTGCCGCCCGGCACCACCACGGTTCTCCGCGCCGACCTTGGACCGGGCGCCCTTTCGGGCGTCAACGTGCAGACGCAGGCCGCATTCGCCGTGCCAATATCAGGCGATCCGATGTTGGCGCCGACACTTCTGAAGATCGATTATGACGGCAAACGCTTCTTGCCGGCGTTGTCCGCTGTGCCACCTGGTCCGATTGTCATTGAGGTAGCGAATAGGGGGCCAGTGCGAGGTTCGTTGCTTGTCATCAACTGGCCGCCCGAGCTCGTCGCGCTGACTACCAAGCCGGCGCTCGATTTCGACCCTTATGTTTCCGGTGGAGCGCTGCTTGCACGGCAAACCTTCCGCCAGCTCTTCCGGTCCGAACGTGTCGACGAGAAGGAGGGGCTCGGCATCAGGCAGATCACCTTCCTGTTCACGGACCTCAAGGGTTCGACCGCCATGTATGAGCGCCTGGGTGACCTCAACGCCTATGCTTTGGTCCGCGAGCATTTCGCTCTGGTCAACGCGGCGGTTCAGCAACATTCCGGAGCGGTGGTCAAGACGATTGGGGATGCGGTGATGGCTGTATTCTCGCAGCCTTCGGATGCGATTTCGGCTGCACTCCACATCTTTGAAGAAATCGATCGCTTCAACGGCGACCACGACGGGCCTGGGATCATCCTCAAGATCGGGGCCCACTGTGGACCGTCGATCGCCGTGACGCTCAACGACAACCTCGACTATTTCGGCCAGACCGTGAATGTCGCCGCGCGCGTGCAGTCCTTGGCAGAAGCCGGACAGGTCTGCATTTCCGAGGCGCTCTATTCCGCGCCCGGGATTCGCGACATGCTTGCCGGCCATCGTGTCGTGGCCTTTGACGCGCCTCTTCGAGGTGTGGAGGGTAATGCAACTGTCTATCGCATTATGCGGGGATAG
- a CDS encoding cupin domain-containing protein yields the protein MAEAAMNVTKFEAKSHDKPDKVRSPAKTRVEIVRLPGYSLARMNMEPGWRWSECVKPVVKTDSCQVSHVGYVVSGSITVKLNDGTQKTFTKGTSYTIPPGHDAWVEGNAPFQCIEVLSAEQYAKPA from the coding sequence ATGGCCGAAGCTGCAATGAACGTCACGAAATTCGAAGCCAAGTCGCATGACAAGCCGGACAAGGTGCGCTCGCCCGCCAAGACACGTGTCGAAATCGTAAGGCTGCCTGGCTACTCGCTTGCGCGGATGAACATGGAGCCGGGCTGGAGATGGTCCGAATGCGTGAAGCCGGTGGTCAAGACCGATAGCTGCCAAGTCTCGCATGTCGGCTATGTCGTGTCCGGATCGATCACCGTCAAGTTGAATGACGGCACGCAAAAGACATTCACCAAGGGCACATCCTACACGATCCCGCCCGGCCACGACGCCTGGGTTGAAGGCAACGCGCCGTTCCAGTGCATCGAGGTGCTGAGCGCGGAGCAATACGCCAAGCCGGCTTGA
- a CDS encoding putative quinol monooxygenase codes for MTAYNVVRFRTKPGKEQAFIDAHKKASLDVKGFRKAALIKTGDRTFCVVGEWKDMDSLASARPQMIGLLDTMRDMLENLGGDLGVTDPVSGTVVAEIDTKG; via the coding sequence ATGACTGCCTACAATGTCGTTCGGTTCCGCACCAAGCCGGGCAAGGAACAGGCATTCATCGATGCACACAAGAAGGCAAGCCTCGACGTCAAGGGCTTCCGCAAGGCCGCTCTGATCAAGACCGGCGACCGGACCTTCTGCGTCGTCGGTGAATGGAAAGACATGGACAGCCTCGCATCGGCACGGCCGCAGATGATCGGCCTTTTGGACACCATGCGAGACATGCTGGAGAATCTCGGCGGCGACCTCGGCGTGACCGATCCTGTCTCGGGCACAGTCGTCGCCGAAATAGATACCAAAGGCTAA
- a CDS encoding class I SAM-dependent methyltransferase, with translation MVGDLGAITTGAAVLLGDRLGLFAAMSASGKMTAAQLANKTGTQERLVREWLSAQAAAGYVEYDEAGDSFYLSPEQEQVFVNEDSPAFMAGAFEVVSTLWLDEEKVRQAFRSGKGLGWHDHSACLFRGTERFFRPGYNANLIDSWLPALDGVVERLERGIDVADVGCGHGASTVLMAKAFPNSRFTCFDYHAPSIERARAAAKEAGVAGNTHFEVAAAKDFPGTYDLVAFFDCLHDMGDPEGAARHVHNALKADGTWMIVEPFAHDQLSANLNPVGRIYYAASTFICTPASLSQEVGLGLGAQAGEARRRKVVSGGGFKRFRRATETPFNMVLEARP, from the coding sequence ATGGTCGGCGATCTGGGCGCCATCACCACAGGAGCTGCAGTGCTGCTGGGCGACAGGCTCGGCCTTTTCGCGGCAATGAGCGCGAGCGGCAAGATGACCGCCGCACAGCTCGCCAATAAGACCGGCACCCAGGAGCGGCTGGTCCGCGAGTGGCTCTCGGCGCAGGCGGCGGCCGGCTATGTCGAATATGACGAGGCGGGCGACAGCTTCTACCTCAGCCCGGAGCAGGAACAAGTCTTCGTCAATGAGGACAGCCCCGCCTTCATGGCCGGCGCTTTCGAGGTCGTCTCGACGCTGTGGCTCGACGAGGAGAAGGTCAGACAGGCGTTTCGCTCCGGCAAGGGCCTCGGCTGGCACGACCACAGCGCCTGCCTGTTTCGTGGCACCGAACGCTTCTTCCGGCCAGGCTACAACGCCAATCTGATCGACTCCTGGCTGCCGGCGCTTGATGGTGTTGTCGAAAGGCTGGAGCGCGGCATAGACGTTGCCGATGTCGGCTGCGGCCATGGCGCCTCTACCGTGCTAATGGCCAAGGCCTTCCCGAACTCGCGCTTCACCTGCTTCGACTATCACGCCCCGTCGATCGAGCGCGCCCGCGCCGCCGCGAAAGAGGCCGGCGTTGCCGGCAACACCCACTTCGAGGTTGCGGCGGCCAAGGATTTCCCAGGCACCTACGATCTCGTCGCATTCTTCGACTGCCTGCACGACATGGGCGATCCGGAGGGTGCTGCCAGGCATGTGCACAACGCGCTCAAGGCAGACGGCACCTGGATGATCGTCGAGCCCTTCGCCCACGACCAGCTGTCAGCGAACCTCAACCCGGTCGGTCGCATCTACTACGCCGCTTCGACCTTCATCTGCACGCCTGCGTCGCTCTCCCAGGAGGTCGGGCTCGGCCTCGGCGCCCAGGCCGGCGAGGCGAGGCGGCGCAAGGTCGTTTCGGGCGGCGGGTTCAAGCGGTTCCGCCGCGCCACGGAGACGCCGTTCAACATGGTGCTCGAGGCACGCCCGTAA
- a CDS encoding LysR family transcriptional regulator, giving the protein MDRLDTMRLFVRVLERRSFTAAAADLGLPRSTATEAVRRLEEHLGARLLERTTRQVNATQDGEAYYQRCLSILAEIEDAEAAFRKAEPFGLLRIDASTLLTRTFLLPRLPEFLARYPRIDLQIGQSDRLVDLVREGVDCVIRVGEPPDSGMIMRRLAMIREMTCASPAYLERHGIPASPDALDGHQAVGFVSSRTGEVLPFEFTVGGKTREVRLPGRVAANNSDTAADLARLGLGLIQAPRYRFEKDLADGTLVEVLADYPPSPTPLSALYPQNRQLSPRLRVFLDWAARIFAEANL; this is encoded by the coding sequence GCAGTTTCACCGCTGCCGCGGCCGATCTCGGCTTGCCACGCTCAACCGCGACGGAAGCCGTCCGCCGGCTCGAAGAGCATCTCGGCGCCCGCCTGCTGGAACGGACGACGCGGCAGGTGAACGCCACGCAGGACGGCGAGGCCTATTACCAGCGCTGCCTGTCGATCCTGGCCGAGATCGAGGATGCCGAAGCCGCCTTCCGCAAGGCCGAGCCGTTCGGCCTGCTGCGCATCGACGCCAGCACGCTACTCACCCGCACCTTCCTGCTGCCGCGCCTGCCGGAGTTTCTAGCGCGCTACCCCCGCATCGATTTGCAGATCGGCCAAAGCGACCGGCTGGTCGACCTCGTGCGCGAGGGCGTCGACTGCGTCATCCGCGTCGGTGAGCCGCCCGACAGCGGCATGATCATGCGCCGCCTGGCCATGATCCGCGAGATGACCTGCGCCAGTCCCGCCTATCTCGAACGGCACGGCATACCCGCCTCCCCCGACGCGCTCGACGGCCACCAGGCGGTGGGCTTCGTCTCATCGCGCACCGGCGAGGTGCTGCCCTTCGAATTCACCGTCGGCGGCAAGACGCGCGAGGTCCGGCTGCCGGGCCGTGTCGCCGCCAACAATTCCGACACCGCCGCCGACCTCGCGCGGCTTGGCCTCGGCCTCATCCAGGCGCCGCGCTACCGCTTCGAGAAGGACCTTGCCGACGGCACGCTGGTCGAGGTGCTGGCCGACTACCCACCCTCGCCGACGCCGCTGTCGGCACTTTACCCGCAGAACCGGCAGCTCTCGCCACGCCTGCGCGTCTTCCTCGACTGGGCGGCGCGCATCTTCGCCGAGGCGAATTTGTAG